The window ACTTAAATAAATGGAACTAATGTGTTCTGAATTCTCCAGTTGCGAAAGGCTGCTAGTGTGTGTTATCTTATACTAGCCTTCATGCCCGCGAGAAGGAATTCCGTCAAATTTTATGGGATTCAAAGACTTATGTTTAAAATCAGAAATCACACAACCAACTTTTGGCAGCAGAGCTTAGGTCCTTAACCGAAACCAAGAAACACAAAGGTTTAAGACAAGTTAAGTAGGTAAAGTGAGATTACTGACATTTAGATATGTCAACAGGGGAATTCTCAAATTAAAAGAGTAGCCTGGATAGGATTAGATAAAACAATGCTGACAAACTTTACTTTGATTCATCAAAGCAGATTCATTCACGGTAGCTATAGCTGTATTGATGGCTGGGTGATGATAAGTGAACAAATCTCCCCTCAATGTTGCTTTCTCTTAAGGTGCTTTTCATGGTCTTCAACAGAAGATTGGGCAGAAGAAAATGACCTGTAGTTGAATGTAAATATCAGTAACCAAAACACTGATCAAGAAACTCGAACAAAACTTATGCATTGGCTTACTGTACAAATATATAAGATTGTTAAGTAACAGCAGAACACCAAATGGTTAGCTACAAACCGGAATTCAATATTGTCTTGAGAAAGGTTGAATGGGTATATGCTATAACACGCATCGTTACTTTCAACAAAGAAAATAATCATGGTTTCAGAGGACATTCAGGGACAAATATATAAAATTTTACAAAATGAGGTCTCACAAACAGTGACATTCAAGTTATAGATAAATGTTTCACAAAATAAAATAAAAAATTATAGAGATATGTTAACAGTGAGAAGATTACAAATGGAAAAACAAATAATTCAGCGTTAGCAATATAGACGGGAAACAATCACTTTTTATAATGGGTATTAAAATGAAAGCATGTACATAATAAGTGGATCTAAACTCTTGCACTCAACACAAAAACAATTTTCTATAAATAGAAGTCATGAACATGATAGAAATACGAAGACATATATGAACAGGATAGTGATTGTATGTGGATATGATCACTATCAGGAAATATTAAATATATACCAATTCCTATAACATATATATGAAAGCCATAAAGATGAGGTTAGAACCAACATATACCAATTGAGCCAAAAACACAGAAAATGGAGGTTTACCGATTCCAGTGAGCAAAGTAGTGAAAATGAAATCATTACCTGACCTTCAAAATCGGATTTGCAAAACTTTCATGCTCAGGTACTGAAGAGTAAGCCTCACCTAAAAAACCAACATGCATCCACTGATAACCATGAAGCCCAGAAAGCAAGCAATACCCAGATGAGAAATGGATAGAAATACGAAGAATATGAGAGAAACAGTACCTGCTTCTTCTTTTTCAGAGACTCTTCTAACTTTGAAATTTTATCGGTGCAAGCCTTTTCATGCTCTGATATCATAGTTCTTTCTCTCTTTCCTATTACCAGCCCCTCACAACATTAGAGTAAATATACTTCACTATACAGTATCTTCTCTATATATTAAGCGAAGAGGGTTAATATATATTAGAGTAAATATACTTCACTAACAGTATAAACAGTAAGCGAAGTTGTGTTTCTTACTCAGTTGCTCTTGCTCATATCGAGTGAATAGCCTTTCCTTTTCTTGTTCAAAGTTTTAAATGATACCTGTCAAATGAAATGAACAGAAAACATCCTCTTAACACAATTGTAATGAACCATATCCTTTTCAGATAACAACACCGATTTGCCTGATGCCACCTACACAATATGATACAACAGAAACACTTTATGTGGAAATAGAATAACAATGTTTGATGGAATTTGATAATTTGATACTCTTAATTCTTACTCACTAACATAACTATATGAATACATAAACTACAAATCACTATCAAATCGAACATCACAATCCACAAAAACAATAGCATTGCGAATTTCACTTGTCAATTAACACATCATGTTTTCCATCCCAAGAAATCCCGACCTGAATTCATAAATTTATAAAAACAAAGTCGAATTGCAATTTCGGATTAAGGTGTAAAGCGTAGGGAGAAGGAGGTCTTACTTGTCCTCGATGGCTAGGTAGTAGAGGCGGCACCGGGAGCCGACGACCTGGATAGACTGCTGGGGATCGTCGCGGCGTTGAGCTCGTTTGCGAGTGGCATCCATCATGTGGACTTTCCTCTCCGACCTCCAAGCCTCATGCCACATCTTTTCATCTTTCTTCTTCTCCGACTCGACCCTTTTTTTCACTGCCTTTGTGTGTGTGATTAGGAAGAAGAAGCTCGTCAATCATCAACTATCAAGACAACATAAAAGGGCAAAGTTGAAATAAAGACACTAAATGAACCTAGCTACCAAGTACAGGCACCCAATTTTGATATCTTTGATTTTGCTGGAATTGTAGCATATCTCTGTCCATGAATACCAACCTGACACCTTCAAGGCTGAAGCTTTGAGTGGAAATTAAGTTTAAGCTTTGAGATTATAGTTTAAACATCCCTCCTCAATTCTTATTCATCATTAAGCTTTGGTGTGTGCCACTTTATATAATCTCCACCCTCTTATTCTTTCACTACATCTTTTCCACCCTTTGCTATCTCCTTGTCTGTGGTCAAGACCCAAACTCGCTCTCAATTTTGAAAGTCCTCTCCTTTCTACGAGCTGCTAGCTTTTGAGTATCTACCATTACTCAAGTTCTGCAGAAGATCGCAGTACTTTCACTTAACACTTTGCAGCCTAACAACACCAAGGAAACAGTGAAAAACTAAGCCTACACGTAAACTTTTCTCCCCACCTATAACTCAAACATTCATCGACCTGCAAATACAAAGATTTAAGATGTGAAAAGGGAAAACACTTCAAATAAATCCTCTAAGATCATAACAAACATACGAAATTCATACAAGGAAATTGTATTTGGTCCATACTATTTTTCTTTTATTTTTACCCTTTAGTTTTAATCTTCTCTTGTAACAAACACAAACCAAGTACAGATTCTCAGCTGCTTATAGACTTATAGTGGTCCATATATGTATAGAGAGAATCATATCAGGCTTCAGAACTTCTGAACCCTAGCTACCAAGTACAGGGCATCCCAATATTGATAACTTTGACTGGACAGTTTGAACTTCAAGGCTAAAATTGCTGTATATCTCTGTCCATAAAGTACCTAGCCCTTGCTGACACCTTCTTCACTGCTCAAGCCTTGACTCAAAGGTTTGAGCTTTGAGTTTAAATTTCTAAAATCCCTCCTCATTTATCATCAAGCCTTGAGCTTTACAGCCATTGCAAGATCGAATTCATGAACACTTCGATACTCTATGGTAGAAACTTATATTGAAGTACCAAACTGAAGTGACTGTGATTTTAGAGCTCCCTATTAATAAGCAGAATGTAGAGTTTGAAGTTTGAACCTTCTTATTTTGCCTAGTTTTTTGTTTTTTTGTTTTGTTTTTTTTATCGAGATAATTGGTAATGAAAAGATAAAACATGAACACAGGCCCTAGGGTATGGCCTGATCATGACAAGATCAACTAAGGTAGTTCCACAAATGATCCATGAAACTCCATTTACAAAACAGAAGAACCAAGTGACTTGAGTATTACACAACATAATGTAATAACAGTAAAAACATAGGTGGTAGCCATGGCACATGCCAAAAATCAAGGACTAAATCCACCGATAACATCTGGGTGGGTTGATTCCATCCTAATGATCCTATCCAATGTGTTTTGCACCAATTGGCTAGTTTTGCAGCATTGTAGAGTCTGATTAATGTGTAGGGACCTCTGGTTCCTCTCAAATTATTGATCTTTTTAGCTAGCCCTCTGTGTATGGATTCTCCTTTGTTTTCTGCAAAATGCTGGTTCTCAAGTTAAGAACAAGTTTTGTGACTTTTACTTTATACCAAATGTTACATTCACCACTAGCAAAAGACTAGTGCAGTACGAGTTGTATAATATCTCTAATTTTCGGAATTCTGATGAAAAATGTCTTTCCCTCGAGTTCTTGAGACCTGATGAAGAGTAATAATTGACAATAATCATTCACCAACACACGAACCAGTTGTAACAACTTCAACCAACAATCTCAAAAGGGAAAGATAGCTACTAAAGTCAATTAATTGTATCCACACACCCCAATGACTTCTTCAGTTATTAGGAGCTTTATGTTCTATGGGGTTATAACAGCACTTGGCTTTTCCTATATATAACAGGAGTTTCCAAAGCAGTTCCCTTGCTACGTTATTGAGTGTTGACAAATGACAATGGGATTTGATCTTCTTTTACTTCTAAGTTAGAGAGGAAGTATTGTTCTTTTGGTTGTGGGCAAATTGGCGTTGAGGAACAGCGTTTCACCATCATTGGATTCAGCTTCTACGGGGATGGTGGAGTTCAGAACTAAAAAAGTTCAGTTGTGAGGACTGAAATCGAGTTTATTTCTTCCCATCTAGTTGTTATACTACCCCTGAAACTTTCCTGAAAGACTTTCTGATAAGTTGTTTTCCAGAGGAAATGCTAAATGTGACCTGGAGGCTGGAGCAACGTGTAAGCTTCACAGATTAGGTATGAATGGTAAGAAATCATCGAGATGATGACATTTTTTTCAGTCAGTTTAAGGTCTATATTTTAGTACTGTAATTGTGTGATGAAACTCATAAATGAAAATACAGTTGAGTGTTACCTCAGTGTGCCTTTAAGAAACTTGAAACAATTCAAATTTCAGCAGGTAATATAAACCTCATAATATATAGGAAAATGAAACTCAAATTTGGTGATAAATATGTCTAGTGATACAACTTAATGGACCACAATTGACATAATTGTGCCATCAGAAACCGGGGAATGTTGCCGATGTCTATGACACAACACAACTGTCACAGGGTCCAATACACAAGTAGTCAGGAAGAACAACAGAACACCAAACTTATTTACCAACACTTTGAGAACCCCTCAGAAAAGAGACCACCATCTCCTGCTTCTGTTCTGCCTGTAGTGGGGTAATTCACCAGCAACATGACTGTGGCGTCGGGCCTGATCAGCGAAGCTGCCCTGTGCTGCCAGACCTCTTCTTTCCAGTAGGGGAGTTCCCAACCACAGCACCAGAACTATCCCCACAAGACTGACAATTGGAGCAGCAGCAAGAAGAAACCAACTCCCCCGACTATTTTCTCCACCAGAGGTATTAGAGTCAGGTTGCCTGCCTACTTGGAACCTATGTTCCACTCTAGTTCCAAACATTAATGCAGGATCTTCATCTTCTTCATCCCTATTAGAAGTACCAATAGACCTATCCTCTCTAGCATTCTGCCGCCTGACGTGGATCTCCACTCTACCACCAGCATTCCGCTTCCCCTCTTCATAATCTCTGTCATCAGTTGGTAGCTCATAACGACAAAGGGGACAAGAATTCCGTGTACTCAACCATGGCATAATACAGGAAGGGTGATACAAGTGAAAGCAAGGAAGCTGATTCACTTCAGTGCCGATAGTCAATAGATCTTTGCAAATTGCACAAGCCAAGTCATCATGCTTCTCATGTTCCTTACTAATAAGAATGAGAGGCAGATTATTCACAAAGGAGACAGCAGCAGGAGGTGCTCCTCGTCTCAAGCTGTCTGCCTCAGCAAGATGCTCCAGCAATTCTTCAAAGCCTACTGCATCAAGATAATCACCAGAATTTGTAACATAAGGCATCATGTCTGACTCATCAAAGTTAGATAAGATGTCACGGGTATTCCTTTCCCTCATTCCCCAAATAAGTGGACCATCAGTTCCAGTAACATGTCTCCGATTGACTGGGCGGTTTCTTCTTCCAGAACTCAAATTCAAAGGGTTTCGTGGTCGACTATTGGCTTCTGCAGATTCAACCATGTTTTCCACAGACTCGACTTCTTCCCATTCATCATCTTCTTCATCCTCCTCATCGTCGTCATCTTCTTCAGGGTCATCTGAGTTCCATGGGTTGAGACCAGCATGCATTGGATCAATGTCAGTATCACTATCAAAAGCACTTCCATCATCCGGTTGGATAAATGTCTCTGTATCCAGGAAACCCTGCAGGTCTACAGAAGCATCGGAATCACCACCATAAGCACTAAAAGAAATTACATCGCTCACATCATGAGACACCCTGTACCGCCCAAAACTGACATTTGATTCACTCTCCCCATATAGAGAATCCGTGTTATCAAAACCATCACTTTCAGTATCAGAGAGAACCCGCCTCCATCTTCTAGACCCAATTGGTGTAGTACGGGAACTTCTGCGGTGTGATATCCTGGCAGCAGAATCACCATCCACAGGTAGATCCTCAATCCCAGAACCAGGGAACTGATTTTGCCGCACCTGATTAATCATATTTGGAAACATCTGGAAGAAAGCTTCCTCAACCTCAGCTGACTCAGAACTACTGTACCTAGCCCTTCTTCTTCTAGACCCAATTGGTGTAGTACGAGAACTTCTGCGGTGTGCTATCCTGGCAGCAGAATCACCATCCACAGGTAGATCCTCAATCCCAGAGCCAGGGGACTGATTTTGCCGCACCAGATTTGGGAACATCTGGAAGAAAGCTTCCTCAACCTCAACTGACTCAGAACTACGTTGCCTAGCCCTTCTTCTCCTAGACGGCCTCCTCCGATAAGAATCACGAGTGGGGGTACCAAGATCTTCAAGGTACAAGAATTTACAGTCCCCACACATGTTAGCAGTCACAAGATCTCCAATTACCTCATTCTCGGGCGAAATAGCCCTTTGGCACAGAGCACATGTTGCAAGTTCCACAGAATGGTCATCTACCACCCCACTATCCATCTGAAAAAACAAAAAATGAAAAACACAACATCAAAAATAACGATATGAAAAACCCTACTCATTAAGCAGACAAAGGACCTAGGCGATGTCCAGAGAAACTCTAAACCTCAATGAGTTTGCATTTTACTCGATCAAACTTAACTCCACCTGGTTCAACTTAACCCCAAAATTCTTGAGTCTAACTGATTAAACAAAACCTCACTAGTTGGAATTACCAATTCAACAATTCCCAATGCTAAAAACAGCTCATGTTGAAAACCCAGATTGAGCTAACATTCTGCTAAGCCGATACTAATCTCAAAACACAAGCTAGTCATGAATATCTAAGCAGATCAATACATCACAATCCAGCTTCTATTTCCAATACGAAAGTCACTTCCTTTCCTATCAAAAACTATACATCCATGTCTGAAACCCCATTTTTGCACACCCAAATCACAATGGCACCACTAGAAACCAATACCAACCACAAATTCATAACACAACAATTCAAACACAATCAAATTGTAACAAGAACATACCCAAGAAACAATCTTTACCAACAGAAACTGCAAATCAAAAATTATGGGTAGCAGTAAATTACCTTAGGAAGAATTCGAAAGCCCAAAAGCTCGGATCTTTAAAGCCCAGAAGCTCCGATCATGCGGGTCTCAAGTTTCAGATAAAGCTGCGATCTTTCAGAAATGAGTTACAGGTAAAAAATACAGAGGGACAAGACCTCTTCAACTTCACTGAGTCAGTCGTCGGAGAAAAGATTGAAGTTAGAGAGAGACGTTTGTGTCTCCCCTACTCGATTTGAATTGTGTTGTTTCCTAACGCGCGTGTCGGATCCAATCATTTATTGCTGAGTTTCAAATAGTGTGATTAACCTAACTCCACGCGCGTGGTGGCGCGTCGAGGGGTACCTGCACCGTATGAGCCAACGGTTTATACTTTGGTGGTCCTCTGTTTTGTCGCCAACAGCGTTACGTAGTCTTGTGGGTTTAGTTGTTTAGGTTAAGCTAAGCATCATCTATAGTTACAAAGATTAGGCTTGGGCGCCTATCATTTCCTAACATTTTCTATTTAGGAAATGATGGGTGCTAAGAGAAAATGTTAGGTTTTAGATGGAAGAAATAGAGAAAGATCTTTGTTCCCATGTATTCTTGTCTCTAGACCTAATTTTCTGATGGGTGATTTTTCGGTATCTGGTGCGGTAGTGTGTTTTAAACGAGTTTACTTTAGAGTTCGAATGCTCGAAGGCTTTAGATTTTACACTGAAATTATGTTTTGAGGGATTTTTGTAATAATTGTGTAATAAATGGAGAGATCGTAATAAATGAAGAGATCATAACGTAAAACTAATCATTTGGTAGAGTTGAGTTTCTTTCTCCCTTTTTTTTCTTCTGTTTTTGTTGTTCGAATCTGTATCTCGACAATAAATGAAAGATATATGTTCGCCAAAGTTTTCGGAGATTGCAAATTCTAAGAAAAATCATATCATATAAATACAGTATGAAGAGTTAAAATCATCATACAACTGTGCATACCAAGACAAAATATGTTACAAAGATAATAAACAACTAAATAAGCAATCGCGTAAGGACCTCAATCCCATTCTCCAGCCCTAATTCTGAATTATATATAATTTCATCTGTCTTGTTTTTAGTCGACTTTTTTTCACTCAAAATCACTCGATCAGAAGTAAGAATAGATATTGTTTAGTGGAAAATTCCACACACCTAAATTTATAAAAAATAATAATAATAATAATAATAATAAACAAAACAAAAAAACCAAATATATAAAATAAAATAAAAAATCTTCACCCTCTCTAGTAAGACAAAGGTACAACACTACAATGTAGCTCCTCCTGCAAACAAAGCCCTGATCGTCCATTTTATGTGTGACCTCGTCGTTTTATGCTGTATACAGCGGAGTCTGCACTCAATCGTACCTCTGCTAAGACCTGCATCCCTATTTGCTTTGACCATATTTTCACTCCTCACTGTAAATCAATGCGCTTCTCCCTATCATTCTGTGTCACATTTATTTACCTCAAACACATATATTAACGTCTTCCCAGCTGGGTGAGAGCTTGATATGGAATCAAATATGAAGCAAATAGAAGAACATATATGAGGGTTAACCATTTTACCTCATCTGTGATACATATTCATTTCTCTCACAAAAAGAAACCATAACCCATTTTCATAGCTGTAGCTGAGCTCAAGTAACCTCCTTTGCCACCCAAAAGGCCAAAACTTTCATCCACAGAAACAAAGAATCACCCATTTCTATAAAGCCCTGCAACTCTTCTTCCCCAAAGGTTCAGTCTTTGTTTAGCTAGACACTCTGAAAATGTCCAGGTGGGTCTTGTTCATGTTTGTGAAAGTGTCTGCGTGAGTTTGGTAAAAATTTCTCAACTTTAACAATGTGGGTTTTTGGTGTTAACTGTGTTATAGTAAAAGAATTGGAAAGTCAAAAATTTTGAGAGAAGGGTATAGGAGGAGCCCCAGATTGTCTGCTTTGGAAGATTGTAAGGCTAGTGGTGGCACTAGACTTGGTGCAAATACTAGCACACAGCAAATGAAGAGCTACTTGGGCTGTGATGAAGGACCAGCTTCTATGACAACGGGTAGAAAGAAGAGAAGACTCTCTCCTTATGATGAAGCTGCCTGCCATTCTCGTTCAGCCTCACCAAAATTTGTAATAGCACTCACTTAAACTACTTTGAATTCGATAAAGTTTACGACTTGGGGCTAACATGTTGCTTAAACCCTTTAAGGGTTTTGTTTCCATATTAAGGTTTATCAATATCCTGTTTGATGTGTTATGCAGGGTCCTGTGGAAGTTAGTCAGGAAGAAAACCAAACTAGTAGTGGTGAGCCTCATTTTCTGCATAATGACTTTCTGTTATGTTTTAATGGCAATGCTTTTGTAATTTGCAGTCTTTGTGTTTTTCTTTTCGCTATCAGATTCCCTGGCAGTGTGGCGTAAAGATATTGGAATACCTGCCTCAACTGGTTAGTCCTCATTTTCTAATTAATTGCTGTTGTTTTTCAAAAGAATTGAATTTTAACTTGGTGATTGTGTTAGATCAACAATCTTCTGCTCTATCTGCACTGTGGTTGCCAGAAAAGCGCTTACTTGAGCTGGTTCTTGACATACTACAAAGGTGGGGGTCTTCTTATATAGCATTCAAGAAATTGAGATAACAAAAGCCATAACTGTAGCACTCTTATCATTTGTAGTTATATATATGTAAGATAAATTTTATGACACATATGCTTATATACATGTTGTTGACAAATTACAGGAGAGATACCTATGAAATATTTGCTGAGCCAGTTAACCCCAATGAGGTGTATATCTCATTGTTGTTTTATCATTTAATATTTCAATGTTTTCTTTTCCTTTCTTGCCATGGTGATGAAGTTTTCTGCTCGTTCATTAGGTTCCGGATTATTATGAATTAATCGAAGAACCAATGGATTTTGGGACCATGAGGGCTAAACTACATGAAGGACATTATAAAAATCTTCAGGAATTTGAGGTTTGTTCCTTTCTCAAAATGTAGTTGTATTTTACATGATGTACATCATTCAAAAAAGATATATATGTCATGTTTACCTGGTCTCAGATACTTTTTTGTTCACTACAAAGGCTCTGCCTTTGATTGTTTAGAATGTTCATATTCATATGTTGTCGAACATGACTTCTGACTTGTCATCTGACAGTTGATTAATATCTGTTTGCAGCATGATGCATTTTTAGTAACAGAAAATGCAATGCATTTCAATCCCACAGCTACCATTTATTTTAGACAGGTACATTAACAGTTTCTGGGAAGTTTGATCTAATTCTACTACTATAAAATCTAATTTGCTCCATCAAGTATAAGTACTCTTGTTTTCTGCAGGCACGTTCCATACATGAATTAGCTAAGAATGTATTTCACATTCTGAAAACCTATCCTGAGAAGCTGGAGTCAGACTTCTTAGAGGCTAGACAAGGAACTGGTAGGAGGGCTCAAGTTGAAGTTGGAAAGTCAGACTCATGTCCTAAAGTTGCTACAAATATGAAACCCCTTGGCATGAAGATTGGGGGTTCATCAAAAGCTACTGGACACTCGCTTAGTGGTTCATCAAATACCAGGAGAGGTCCAGCAAAAACTGGGTGCTCTGGTATTGATAAAGGAGAGCGGAAACTTCTTTATGGTAAGAAATAAAACCCACACTATATGTACTCCTAGTTTTGTAAGGAAATTAAATCTCTTTACACCAAGATAGCCAATTGTTTTCATTAACTATTCAAAAATTAAGGCTACAGTAGGATATCTCTTGATCTTGTTTGTTACATTTCCATAGGTACTAAAGATGATGGAAAATCTAGGTCTTTTGAAGCAGATCGACGCGCCACATACCGACCTTGGAAATCCTACCTCAGTGAGCATGAGTCTATTGGTTTGTCATTATTTAGTGATCCAAAACAACTTCTGCATGTAAGTCTTTGTTGCTTGTGCTAGTCTACCGAGATTCCCTCATATGCAATGTCTCAAGTGAATTTTGACAGAAAGTCTTTCCCAAGAACCAGGTGGTACATGAACTATGGATACCGTAATGTGTTAATCACATGACTATCTATGGCCTTGGATTAGGAAAAATGCAGATTTTCCATATTTTGTGCTGACCTTATTTAAATGAATGATCTGTTGAATTCCCTTCTGTCCTCTCTGTGTGTATGTGCAACACAGCAAGCTAGTTATATCCACTTTAAGTGAGTAATTTAGGGAAGGTGTTTAACTAGTGTGGATTGTCATTTAAATTTTATCCATTGATGCCACAAAATGTATCACTAAAACACACAATTTTGCTTTGTAGGTAAATCACCAGGATTTTTCGTACAGAGAAAGCTTGATGTCGTTTGTCAAAGATTTAGGACCAACAGCTAAGATGATTGCTAGAAAGAAGATACTTGGCTGTCTCCAACAGCAAGAAAGTCACTTTCCTTTGGCATCTACTTGTCCCCAGCCAGCACCTAGTACTACTGCTTTTTCTGCAGCACCCTCTCATGGGGGGCATCCTACGATTATGGAGACCGCTCACACTACATTTCATCTGCCATCCAATGGTGACCAAAGTAATTCACATGCTGAATTTAATCAAAATCATAGAAAAGAGATTCATCAGTTGGATTCTTATCCATTGAAAGCTCACACTGGAGACCTCAGTTGCATAGCTTCTGGTTTACAAAACACCAGCAACAAGTCAACAGCAATGATACTAAAC of the Fragaria vesca subsp. vesca linkage group LG6, FraVesHawaii_1.0, whole genome shotgun sequence genome contains:
- the LOC101296585 gene encoding uncharacterized protein LOC101296585 → MDSGVVDDHSVELATCALCQRAISPENEVIGDLVTANMCGDCKFLYLEDLGTPTRDSYRRRPSRRRRARQRSSESVEVEEAFFQMFPNLVRQNQSPGSGIEDLPVDGDSAARIAHRRSSRTTPIGSRRRRARYSSSESAEVEEAFFQMFPNMINQVRQNQFPGSGIEDLPVDGDSAARISHRRSSRTTPIGSRRWRRVLSDTESDGFDNTDSLYGESESNVSFGRYRVSHDVSDVISFSAYGGDSDASVDLQGFLDTETFIQPDDGSAFDSDTDIDPMHAGLNPWNSDDPEEDDDDEEDEEDDEWEEVESVENMVESAEANSRPRNPLNLSSGRRNRPVNRRHVTGTDGPLIWGMRERNTRDILSNFDESDMMPYVTNSGDYLDAVGFEELLEHLAEADSLRRGAPPAAVSFVNNLPLILISKEHEKHDDLACAICKDLLTIGTEVNQLPCFHLYHPSCIMPWLSTRNSCPLCRYELPTDDRDYEEGKRNAGGRVEIHVRRQNAREDRSIGTSNRDEEDEDPALMFGTRVEHRFQVGRQPDSNTSGGENSRGSWFLLAAAPIVSLVGIVLVLWLGTPLLERRGLAAQGSFADQARRHSHVAGELPHYRQNRSRRWWSLF
- the LOC101293329 gene encoding uncharacterized protein LOC101293329, which produces MSSKRIGKSKILREGYRRSPRLSALEDCKASGGTRLGANTSTQQMKSYLGCDEGPASMTTGRKKRRLSPYDEAACHSRSASPKFGPVEVSQEENQTSSVFVFFFSLSDSLAVWRKDIGIPASTDQQSSALSALWLPEKRLLELVLDILQRRDTYEIFAEPVNPNEVPDYYELIEEPMDFGTMRAKLHEGHYKNLQEFEHDAFLVTENAMHFNPTATIYFRQARSIHELAKNVFHILKTYPEKLESDFLEARQGTGRRAQVEVGKSDSCPKVATNMKPLGMKIGGSSKATGHSLSGSSNTRRGPAKTGCSGIDKGERKLLYGTKDDGKSRSFEADRRATYRPWKSYLSEHESIGLSLFSDPKQLLHVNHQDFSYRESLMSFVKDLGPTAKMIARKKILGCLQQQESHFPLASTCPQPAPSTTAFSAAPSHGGHPTIMETAHTTFHLPSNGDQSNSHAEFNQNHRKEIHQLDSYPLKAHTGDLSCIASGLQNTSNKSTAMILNQGNLPNQAESMVSPSDSQSNVLKKLEIASLSNKSCTYKLTPAPMSQDDETKAAQGKIHDISSLFNTRQMPKPDQSNPLAQQFTFDLPYLRAQLGKISSGEGRFLQNGSSGQLQFSDNIVVKETRYVPAIWN